From one Solanum stenotomum isolate F172 chromosome 12, ASM1918654v1, whole genome shotgun sequence genomic stretch:
- the LOC125848043 gene encoding BTB/POZ domain and ankyrin repeat-containing protein NPR1, protein MGSSAEPSSSISFTSTSNTTNGSIGIGQNTCACGGSETGSSYEIISLSKLSNSLEQLLLDSSPEFSDAEIVVEGVSLGVHRCILAARSSFFRDLFRNENGNCGKEGKPSYSMIDILPCGKVGYEAFRTFLSYLYSGKLKHFPPEASTCVDSLCSHDFCRPAINFHVELMYASFVFQVPELVSLFLRRLISFVGKALVEDVIPILGVAFHCQLSELLTHCVDRVARSDLESTCIEKEVPFKVAESIKLSRLKCQGDESKVLPVDPLHEKRKNRIYKALDSDDVELVKLLLNESDISLDGAYALHYAVAYCDPKVVTEVLGLGVANVNLRNTRGYTVLHIAAMRKEPSIIVSLLTKGAHASEITLDGQSAVSICRRLTRPKEYHAKTEQGQEANKDRVCIDVLEREMRRNPMTGDALFSSPMLADDLPMKLLYLENRVAFARLLFPLEAKLAMEIASAETTAEFADHLASKGSSGNLREVDLNETPIMQKERLSKTVELGKRYFPHCSQVLDKFMEDDLPDLFFLEKGTPEEQKIKRRRFKELKDDVQRAFNKDKAGLHCSGLSSSSSSTTFKDGASVKARYL, encoded by the exons ATGGGAAGTTCTGCTGAACCATCATCTTCTATAAGCTTTACTTCAACTTCCAACACGACGAATGGGTCCATTGGCATAGGCCAAAACACATGTGCTTGTGGTGGATCTGAGACAGGGAGTAGTTATGAAATCATCAGCTTAAGTAAACTCAGTAATAGTTTAGAGCAACTCTTGTTAGATTCCAGCCCTGAGTTTAGTGATGCTGAGATTGTTGTTGAGGGTGTTTCACTTGGTGTTCATCGTTGTATATTAGCTGCCAGGAGTAGTTTTTTTCGGGATCTTTTTAGGAACGAAAACGGAaattgtggaaaggaaggtaaGCCAAGTTACTCTATGATTGATATATTGCCTTGTGGTAAGGTTGGATATGAGGCTTTCCGTACTTTCTTAAGCTATTTGTACTCGGGAAAATTGAAGCATTTCCCTCCTGAGGCATCAACGTGTGTCGACAGTTTATGTTCCCATGACTTCTGCAGACCAGCAATCAATTTTCATGTTGAGTTGATGTATGCCTCTTTCGTGTTTCAGGTTCCAGAGCTGGTGTCACTTTTTCTG CGACGCCTTATCAGTTTTGTCGGGAAGGCTCTTGTGGAAGATGTTATCCCAATACTTGGAGTTGCTTTCCATTGCCAATTGAGCGAGCTTCTCACTCATTGCGTTGATAGAGTAGCGCGATCAGATCTTGAAAGCACATGTATTGAGAAGGAGGTTCCCTTTAAAGTTGCAGAGAGTATTAAGTTATCGCGGCTGAAATGTCAGGGTGATGAAAGTAAGGTTCTACCTGTGGATCCGTTgcatgaaaagagaaaaaataggaTATACAAGGCATTGGATTCGGATGATGTTGAACTTGTCAAGCTTCTACTTAATGAGTCTGACATAAGTTTAGATGGAGCCTACGCTCTTCATTACGCTGTTGCATATTGTGACCCCAAGGTTGTTACTGAGGTTCTTGGACTTGGTGTTGCTAATGTCAACCTTCGGAATACACGTGGTTACACTGTGCTTCACATTGCTGCCATGCGTAAGGAACCCTCAATCATTGTATCACTTTTGACTAAGGGAGCTCATGCATCAGAAATTACATTGGATGGGCAGAGTGCTGTTAGTATCTGTAGGAGGCTGACTAGGCCTAAGGAGTACCATGCAAAAACAGAACAAGGCCAGGAAGCAAACAAAGATCGGGTATGTATTGATGTTTTGGAGAGAGAGATGCGTCGCAACCCAATGACCGGAGATGCATTATTTTCTTCGCCCATGTTGGCCGATGATCTGCCCATGAAACTGCTCTACCTGGAAAACAGAG TGGCATTTGCACGATTATTGTTCCCTCTTGAAGCCAAACTAGCCATGGAAATTGCAAGTGCTGAGACAACAGCTGAATTCGCTGATCATTTGGCATCTAAAGGTTCATCTGGAAACTTGAGGGAGGTTGATCTGAATGAGACACCCATAATGCAGAAAGAAAGACTCTCGAAGACAG TTGAGCTGGGCAAACGCTACTTTCCTCATTGCTCCCAAGTTCTGGATAAGTTTATGGAGGATGACTTACCCGACTTATTTTTCCTTGAGAAGGGCACTCCAGAGGAACAAAAGATCAAGAGGCGGCGATTTAAGGAgctcaaagatgatgttcaaaggGCATTTAACAAAGACAAGGCTGGACTTCATTGCTCTGGCTTGTCTTCCTCATCATCTTCCACAACTTTTAAAGATGGTGCAAGTGTCAAAGCTAGGTACCTATGA